The Acidimicrobiales bacterium genome window below encodes:
- a CDS encoding DUF929 family protein gives MANSGRTSSRGGRGGPSRPPSSRTKQARPAAARAPTRRGRTWWPWASGGVVVIVVVIILVVALLNTGSKATATTQAPTDVVQATTSVPAGTLAAVGLGPSGIQAPKPTTGQPALTSNGLPEVLYMGAEYCPYCAAERWPMVVALSRFGTFSHLGSTESATNDVFPGTKTFSFFGSSYSSPYVNFTSVEMQSNQPSGNGFATLQQPTAAQQKLLQQYDVPPYTQSSGGIPFVDFGNRYIVSGASYSPQVLQGKSMTAIAGSLVDPSNPMAQNIDGTANILTAAICNMTNNQPAQVCTTPTITAAKATLGG, from the coding sequence GTGGCCAATTCCGGACGAACGTCCTCACGGGGGGGCCGGGGCGGACCCAGCCGTCCCCCCTCGAGCCGCACCAAGCAGGCGCGGCCGGCAGCCGCCCGTGCGCCGACGAGGCGGGGCCGCACGTGGTGGCCGTGGGCGTCGGGCGGCGTCGTGGTGATCGTCGTGGTCATCATCCTCGTCGTCGCCCTGTTGAACACCGGGTCGAAGGCGACGGCCACGACGCAGGCGCCCACTGACGTCGTCCAGGCGACGACGAGCGTGCCCGCCGGCACGCTGGCAGCCGTGGGTCTGGGTCCGTCCGGCATCCAGGCGCCCAAACCCACCACTGGCCAACCGGCCCTGACGAGCAACGGCCTGCCCGAGGTGCTCTACATGGGGGCCGAGTACTGCCCGTATTGCGCCGCCGAGCGCTGGCCGATGGTCGTGGCCCTCAGCCGCTTCGGCACCTTCTCGCACCTGGGGTCCACGGAGTCCGCCACGAACGATGTCTTTCCAGGGACCAAGACCTTCAGCTTCTTCGGCTCGAGCTACTCCAGCCCCTACGTCAACTTCACGTCCGTCGAGATGCAGAGCAACCAGCCGTCGGGCAACGGGTTCGCCACCCTCCAGCAGCCGACCGCAGCCCAGCAGAAGCTCCTGCAGCAGTACGACGTACCGCCGTACACCCAGAGCTCGGGCGGGATCCCCTTCGTGGACTTCGGCAACCGCTACATCGTCTCGGGCGCCAGCTACAGCCCCCAGGTTCTCCAGGGTAAGTCGATGACGGCCATCGCGGGCAGCCTGGTCGATCCGTCGAACCCGATGGCACAGAACATCGACGGCACGGCCAACATCCTCACCGCAGCCATCTGCAACATGACCAACAACCAGCCGGCGCAGGTCTGCACCACCCCGACGATCACGGCGGCCAAGGCCACGCTGGGCGGGTGA